The Streptococcus marmotae genome contains the following window.
GTTCGAGGTCGTTCCTATCGTTGAATTAGTATATGATTGAGAAGAAAACCGGATTTTCATCTGGTTTTTTCTTAGATTCTTTCAATTTTCTGATAAATTGTGATAAAATAGAAAAAAAGATTTTGAGGATGCAGCATGACACTAGTATATCAATCAACACGAGATAGCCACAATACCGTAACTGCCAGTCAGGCTATTTTGCAAGGCTTGGCAACAGATGGAGGCCTCTTTACCCCGCTGACCTATCCTAAAGTAGAATTGGACTTTGAACGTTTGAAAGACCTGTCTTATCAGGAAGTAGCAAAGGTCATTTTAGGAGCATTTCTGGATGATTTTACAGAAGCTGAATTAGATTATTGCATTACCAATGCCTATGATAGCAAGTTTGATGATCAGCACATTGCACCATTGGTGAAGCTAGATGGACAATACAATCTCGAGTTATTCCACGGCTCAACGATTGCCTTTAAGGATATGGCCTTGTCTATCTTGCCTTACTTGATGACAACGGCAGCTAAAAAGCATGGTTTGGAAAATAAAATCGTCATTTTAACAGCAACTTCTGGCGATACTGGAAAGGCTGCGATGGCTGGTTTTGCGGATGTTCCAGGGACTGAAATTATTGTCTTTTATCCCAAAGATGGTGTCAGCAAAGTTCAAGAATTGCAAATGACCACTCAAACAGGCAACAATACCCATGTGGTTGCTATTGACGGAAATTTTGATGATGCGCAGACCAATGTCAAGGAAATGTTTAACGATGAAACCTTGCGTGCGAAATTAGCAGAACAGAAGATGCAATTTTCATCTGCTAATTCAATGAATATTGGTCGTCTTGTGCCACAGATTGTTTATTATGTCTATGCCTATGCGCAATTGGTTAAGGCAGGTGAAATTGTAGCAGGACAGGAGGTCAATTTCACAGTTCCAACAGGCAATTTTGGGAATATTCTTGCGGCTTTTTATGCCAAACAAATTGGCTTACCAGTTGGAAAATTGATTTGTGCTTCGAATGAAAACAATGTCTTGACCGACTTTTTTAAGACCAAGGTGTATGATAAGAAACGTGCCTTTAAGGTAACGACTAGTCCGTCTATGGACATCCTTGTTTCATCAAACTTGGAACGCCTGATTTTCCACCTGTTAGGAAATGATGCGGCAAAAACAGCTCAATTGATGACAGCCTTATCAAGAGAGGGTCAGTACCAATTAGACCCAGTAGATCCAGAGATATTGGACCTCTTTGTAGCAGAATGGGCGACGGAAGAAGAGACCGCTCAAGAAATTAAGCGTGTGTATGATATGTCTCGCTACATCGAAGATCCGCATACAGCAGTTGCTTCTAGCGTCTACCAAAAATATGCCATAGCCAGTCAAGACAGCAGAAAAACAGTGATTGCTTCAACGGCTAGTCCTTATAAATTCCCCGTTGTTGCAGTAGAAGCTATCACAGGAGAAACAGGCTTGAGTGATTTTGAGGCTCTTGCGACCTTACAGGATTTATCAGGAGTAGCTCTTCCACCAGCAGTAGACGGTTTAGAAACAGCTCCTGTTCGGCATAAGACAGTTGTTGCAGCAGCTGATATGCAAAAAGAAGTCGAACGCTACCTAGGAGTTTAGTCAGAAATCATTGTTAAAAAATAATAGAAAGTGGAGGCAGGAGCAAGCTCTTTGCCTCTTTGCGATATGGTAGAATACAAAAAAATAATGCAGATAGCCTTGCCAGCTATGGCAGAAAATGTCCTGCAAATGCTCATGGGGATGGTGGATAGTTACTTGGTGGCTAGTTTAGGCTTAGTCGCTATCTCAGGCGTATCTGTCGCAGGAAATATCATTGCGATTTATCAGGCCATTTTTATTGCCTTAGGAGCAGCTATTTCAAGTGTGTTAGCACGTAGTATGGGTTCAGGAGACCAAGAATCACAAGCCAATCATGCAACGGGAGCACTGACAATGACTTTATTGATGAGTCTCATCTTGGGCTTGATTTCCCTTTTCTTTGGACAAGAGATTATCAGTTTATTAGGAACTGAAAAACTTGTGGCAGAAGCAGGAGGCATCTTTCTAGCCATTGTCGGTGGTACGATTGTCTTTTTAGGTTTAATGACCAGTCTGGGGGCCTTGGTGCGCACGACAGGCAATCCTCGGTTACCCATGTATGTTAGCTTGCTAACCAATGGTTTAAATGCTCTTTTCTCTAGTGTTTTTATTTTCATCCTCGACTGGGGG
Protein-coding sequences here:
- the thrC gene encoding threonine synthase yields the protein MTLVYQSTRDSHNTVTASQAILQGLATDGGLFTPLTYPKVELDFERLKDLSYQEVAKVILGAFLDDFTEAELDYCITNAYDSKFDDQHIAPLVKLDGQYNLELFHGSTIAFKDMALSILPYLMTTAAKKHGLENKIVILTATSGDTGKAAMAGFADVPGTEIIVFYPKDGVSKVQELQMTTQTGNNTHVVAIDGNFDDAQTNVKEMFNDETLRAKLAEQKMQFSSANSMNIGRLVPQIVYYVYAYAQLVKAGEIVAGQEVNFTVPTGNFGNILAAFYAKQIGLPVGKLICASNENNVLTDFFKTKVYDKKRAFKVTTSPSMDILVSSNLERLIFHLLGNDAAKTAQLMTALSREGQYQLDPVDPEILDLFVAEWATEEETAQEIKRVYDMSRYIEDPHTAVASSVYQKYAIASQDSRKTVIASTASPYKFPVVAVEAITGETGLSDFEALATLQDLSGVALPPAVDGLETAPVRHKTVVAAADMQKEVERYLGV